The following DNA comes from Enterocloster bolteae.
GCTGGAAGGCGATCCTCATGCCCTTCTGGAGGCAATGGCTATTGCGGGGTACGCAATCGGATCCAACCAGGGCTATATTTATGTACGCGCCGAGTACCCCATCGCTGTGGAGCGTCTGAAAATAGCAATTCAGCAGGCCCGTGAAATGGAACTCTTAGGCAAAAACATTTTCGGAACCGGCTTTGACTTTGACATCGACCTGCGCCTGGGTGCAGGAGCTTTCGTCTGCGGCGAGGAAACCGCTCTTATGACCTCCATCGAGGGCAAGCGCGGCGAGCCCCGGCCAAGGCCTCCATTCCCTGCACAGAAGGGTCTGTTCGGCAAACCAAGTATCTTAAATAACGTAGAAACCTACGCAAACATTCCTCAGATTATCCTGAACGGTCCTGAGTGGTTTGCTTCCATGGGTACTGAGAAGTCCAAAGGAACCAAGGTATTCGCACTGGGCGGCAAGATTAACAACACCGGTCTGGTGGAGGTTCCCATGGGTACCACCCTGCGCACCGTTATAGAAGAAATCGGCGGAGGAATTCCAAACGGCAAGAAATTCAAGGCAGCACAGACCGGCGGACCTTCCGGCGGATGTATCCCTGCCGAGCATTTTGATATTCCCATTGACTACGACAACCTGATTTCCATTGGTTCCATGATGGGTTCCGGCGGTCTGATTGTTATGGATGAAGATGACTGTATGGTGGACATCGCCAAATTCTTCCTGGAATTCACCGTGGAGGAGTCCTGCGGCAAGTGTACCGCATGCCGTATCGGAACCAAGCGCATGGTGGAAATCCTGACCAAGATTACAAAAGGCCAGGCTGTAATGGAAGACCTGGATAAGTTAGAGGAGCTCTGCCACTATGTAAAGGCCAACTCACTGTGCGGCCTGGGCCAGACAGCTCCCAACCCTGTACTCTCCACCCTTCATTTCTTCCGCGACGAGTACGAAGCACACATCAAGGAAAAACGCTGTCCGGCAGGTGTATGTAAGGCGCTTCTCTCCTTCAACATCGACCGTGACAAGTGCCGCGGATGTACGCTGTGTGCCCGCAACTGTCCTGCCGGAGCAATCGTGGGCTCTGTCAAGAATCCGCATGTCATTGACCAGAACAAGTGTATCAAGTGCGGCGCTTGTATGGAAAAATGTAAATTCGGCGCTATCTACAAGAAATAATGAGGGAGGGAATATACGATGGAGACAATTAATCTTAAAATCAACGGCATTGCAGTCGAAGCTCCCAAGGGTTCCACAATCCTGGAGGCAGCAAGACTGGCACATATCGAGATTCCTACTCTGTGTTTCTTAAAGGAAATCAATGAGATCGGTGCCTGCCGTATCTGTATAGTAGAATTAAAAAACGGAAAGCTGGTAACTTCCTGTGTCTATCCCGCTGAGGAAGGCATGGAGGTATATACCAATACACCTAAGGTTCTGGATTCCAGGAAAAAGACATTACAGCTCCTGTTATCCAACCACAACCGTTCCTGCCTGTCCTGTGTCCGCAGCGGACACTGCGAGCTCCAGGAGCTGGCCCATGAGCTGGGCGTGGACGATGAGGGATATTATGACGGCGAGATTACCCCGTCTGAAATTGATACCTCTGCCGCCCACATGATCCGCGACAACAGCAAATGTATCCTCTGCCGCCGCTGTGTGGCTGTCTGCGAGAACGTACAGGGCATCGGCGTCATCGGCGCCAACAACCGCGGGTTCTCAACCTCCATTGGTTCTGCCTTTGAGATGGGTCTGGGAGAAACCTCCTGCGTATCCTGCGGACAGTGTATTGCAGTATGTCCAACCGGAGCACTGACCGAGAAGGATTACACCGCAGATGTATTTGCAGCCATTGCAGACCCGAAGAAGCATGTAATCGTTCAGACCGCTCCCGCTGTACGCGCAGGACTGGGCGAGGAATTCGGGCTTCCTATCGGCACGGATGTGGAAGGCAAGATGGCCGCAGCCCTGCGCCGTCTGGGCTTTGACAAAGTTTTTGACACCAATTTCTCCGCAGACCTTACCATCATGGAAGAGGCACACGAATTCATTGACCGTGTACAGAACGGAGGCGTACTGCCTCTCATCACCTCCTGCTCACCTGGATGGGTTAAATACTGCGAGCACTATTTCCCGGACATGACAGAGAACCTGTCGTCCTGTAAATCTCCTCAGCAGATGTTTGGCGCTATTGCCAAGTCCTACTATGCCGAGAAGGCAGGAATTGATCCAAAGGACATCGTAAGTGTCAGCGTAATGCCATGTACCGCCAAGAAGTTTGAGATTGGCCGTGAGGACGAGGATGCCAACGGAATGCCGGATGTGGATATCTCCATCACCACCAGGGAGCTGGCCCGCATGATCAAAAAGGCAGGTATCAAATTCTTAGACCTGCCGGATGAGGAATTTGACGCACCATTGGGCCTTGGAACCGGCGCAGCCGTTATCTTCGGCGCTACGGGCGGCGTAATGGAAGCAGCACTGAGAACTGCCGTGGAAACCCTGACCGGCGAAGAGCTGCCCAAGCCGGACTTCACAGAAGTCCGCGGCACAAAGGGAATCAAGGAAGCCGCCTATAATGTGGCAGGCATGGAAGTAAAGATTGCGGTAGCCTCCGGCCTGGGCAATGCCAGAGAGCTGTTAAATAAGGTTAAATCCGGAGAAGCCAACTATCACTTCATCGAAATCATGGGATGCCCAGGCGGCTGTGTAAACGGCGGCGGACAGCCCCAGCAGCCCGGGCACGTCCGCAACACCACGGATATCCGCGGCCTGCGCGCAAAGGTGCTCTATGATATAGATACAGCCAACCCAATCCGTAAGTCCCATGAGAATCCTGCTATTAAGGAGCTCTACGCCACTTACCTGGGAGAGCCCGGAAGCGAGAAGGCTCACCACCTGCTCCACACCACTTATGTGAAGAGGAGTATTAACCAGCATTAAGCACCATACCGTAATCCACATGTAATAATCACGTATATTCCGTAAAGACAGATTTTCAATGGTTTTTGCAAGCAATGTACATATATGCAAAACAGCGGACCGCAGGCTTGCCCCTGCATCCGCTGTTTTGCTACATTCCAGGAGGATACCATGACAGCACGTCAGAAACGGATTTGGGATTTACTGGCAGAACACGACTGCCTGACATCCCAACAGATTGCCGCCCTTCTGCACATCAGTGACAGGACAGTTAGAAGCGATATCAAGGAAATCAACGGAGAGCACGCCTCTGAGGTCATCCGCTCCAAAAAAGGACAGGGATACTTCATAGACGCCGGTCAGCCTGAAAAGAACGTTCCCGCCTCAAAACCCCAACGTCCGGAAGACGATCTGGAATGGGCCATTATCCGGCAGGTTCTATTCTGCCGTGAAACGCCCTATCTGGAACTGGCAGAAGAACTGTTCATCAGCGATACACTGCTTTCTAAAATCGTGTCCGAGCTGAACCGGAACATAACCAGACGACACAGCCTGCCCGCCATCCTCAAACAAAACGGCATCCTCTCCCTGGCTGCCTCAGAAGAAGAAAAGCGTTCCTACTATACGCTATATATCATGAACCGGAATGTTAACCATTATTTTGACATGGAACAATTCCAGCCCTTTTTTGACATTGTTGATTTAAAGGAGCTGAAGGAACTTATGTTCCGTGAACTGGACCTGCTTAGCCGGCATCTTTATGACACTACTATCGTCCGCCTGATAATTGACACTGCCGTCATGGCCGAACGGGCTGTATGCGGCTTTTTCATGCCTGAAACGCCTTCTGTCACACCGGAAACGCCCTATGGCAAATCATCCGAAGAAGGCGCCGTAAACACAGGCAGACACTTTTTAGAAGAACTGGGTTCCCGGCTTTTTATTTCCTTTCCCCCATCAGAATATGAGTATTTTTCCCGGCTCTTCCAAAATGATTTCTATTATGTAAGGGAGCAGCCAGACAGCCAGGCTGAAAGCCTGCTGGAGAAAATACTAATAGAAATCAATGTGGAATATGGCTTTGACTTCACTGTTGACAAGAACTTCTGCCACGAAATGACAGAACAGCTCCACGGAGCCCTGGAACGGAGACGGCACAGGCAGCATGTCATCAATCCTGTCCTATCCACTATCAAGTCCAAATATCCCTTAGAATATGATATTGCCATCTTTTTTGCAGACCGTTTTAAAAATCTTTCAGGCATATCCCTGAGCGAAGACGAAATCAGCCTGTTTGCCATCCACTTCATAAGGGCCATGGAGACAAATCTCGGAAGGACAGAGCAAAGGGTGGGGCTGATTAATCCATATGGAAAACAGATTAAGGAGCTCATGGTCAAGCGCCTGGGGGATATGGGAGAGTGCCGTTTTCAGATTGCCTATACCTGGTCTGTCTTTGATTATCCCCATGAAATGCCCAAGGATATCCTGGCTGTCCTCACCACAGTTCCCCTGCCCGTCCAGCCCGCAGATGTACCGGTAATTTTGTGCAGGAACTTCCTGAACTATCATGAGAAGGAAAAACTGCTCACCGTTGTCAGGGACAGCGAGGTCAACAGCATACGAACCTATTTTAGGACGCTGTTCAAACCGTCCCTGTTCTTCACCGACATGGAGTTCGATTCCCGCCGGAGCGCCGTTGCCTTTCTGTGCGGAAAACTCAGGGAACAGGGCTATGTGGGACCCGGCTTCCTGGAAAGCGTCATGCAGCGCGAATCCATTGCTCCCACTGCCTTTGAGCCGGGTTTCGCCTTTGCCCATGCCATGGAAAACAACGCGAAACGGACCGCGGTCTGTGTATGTGTGCTGAAAAACAAGCTTCCCTGGGGCGAATACAATGTGAAGATCATCTTTCTTTTTGCCCTGGCGCCAACCTGGAACCATACCATTATTCCCATCTATAATGTGATGATTGATAATCTGTTTAAGACCAATACCATCTACAAACTGGCAAAGATCAGGGATTGCCGTCAGTTTATGGATTTGTTGATTTAACGGAGCAGATATAAAGCGGTAACAGCCTGGCGGGCAATGTGTCTGACCCGCCAGGCTGTTATTTTCATTGAAGCGTATTTATATTTTACCTTATTTATTGCTTTCTTCTCCTGCCTGCATATAGCTCACATCCCCACATGCCTTCAGTTCATATAGGCCGTCCTTATAAGTCAGGACCGTCACACTGCAATTTGCAATGCGTTCCCCCTGATACTGCTCAGGCACCAGCAAATCTAAAATAGTGGCAATCTCATCGCCGCTGGAAACTGCCAGGGCATTTCCGCCGCCTGCCTCCTGGGTTGCTTTTACAATGGTGTCCATAACCTCAATGGAACGCTTTGAGATGTCATCATAGGTCTCCGCCATATGCAGAGGATCAATGGCAGCGATTGTATCCACCTTTTCTTTCTTTGACAGCTCCAGATAGGTTGATCCCTTCTCGTCATAGGAAGCCCCGTTGGCTTCGTATATCGGACGCCACAATTCCTCGTCCGGTTTTCCCTCAAAGCCGCCGTAAAACTCTTCCCTTAACCCGATGACTTCCTGCAATTCAGGGATATCCCCTTGATTCTGAGCCAGAATATGCTTTGCTGTTGCCCGCTGTCTTCCTAAATCGCCGGAAAACGCAGTGGTAAATACAATATCCTTCATGCCCTTTCCGGCCGCGTCAGCCTGGGATTCCCCTTCCTCTGTAAGAGGTGAATCCGCCCATCCCTGTACCTGTCCTGTGGTGTTAAAAAAAGTCTTTCCATGCCGTACCAAATAAATTGTGACATCCTTCTTCTCCGGCGCTCCTGACGGTTCTGCTGCTTGTTCTACTGCCTCTTGTACCACCGATTCCGTATTAGCCTGCCTTTGACAGCCAGCCAAAGCCACCACCCCCAAAATCATAGCACCTCCTAAACATAGCTTCCTTATCTTCATATTCATACCCCTCCCCCATTTTAAGCTCTGCTTTTGTACATCTCCACCATTTCCCTTGCCAGAGCCAATGTAATTTCAGCCCCCATCATAATATCCTCGCTGTGAATCATGATAAGTCCTATTTTATCCAACTCCCCGCTGGCATCCATAGTAATCAGTCTGGTATGTACATGGTGGGCCTCTTTCATCTTCTCCCCGGCAGCCGCCAGATGCTCCCCGGCCTCGTCAAACCTGCTGTTTCTGGCAGCGGCCAGGGCAGCCATGGACTCGCTCCTGGCCTCTCCCGCATTGCTGATAATCTGCAGGCATATCAGTTCCATATCCTCCATCACGCTTCCCCCAATTCTTTCTTAACCTGATTTAATACCTTCTCTCCATTCATTGTACCGTATGACACAGGATCAATGCTTGTCACCGGACAGGCCACTTGCTTCTTTACGGTCTCCATCTGGAATCGCACCTGGGGGCCTAAGAGAATCAGGTCGGCCTCAGCTCCAACTGCTTCCGCGTCGGAAACAGGGGCAGCCGAAATCTCACATGCAAAGTCCTGCGCCTCTGCTGCTGCTTTCATTTTCTTCACAAGGATTCCGGTGGATAAACCGCCATTGCACAATAATACGATTCGTTTCATATTTTTAAATCCTCCTTCTTTTGATTGATATTATATTTATAGTTTAAATGTCCTCTTCCCCGCTCTCCAGCTTAACCAGATTCTTCTCATAAATCTTAAAGAACGGGAAATACACCAGCCCGTCAACCACAATCAGCACCAGGATAAGCAGCGGCGCTTTCCAGTCCATGGTTGAGAAAAATGCTCCGATGACAGAAGGCATCTGCCAGGACAGCATGGCAAAGCTCTTTCCAATCAGGCCAACCTGCATGGTCAGATACGCAGCCGTACCGTTGATGACCGAGGTCAGCAGGAAGGGAACAAAAAATACCGGATTCAGCATAAGGGGCAGACCAAAAATAACAGGTTCCGAGATATTGAAAAATGCAGGCACAATTCCCAGCCTTCCAATGGTCTTTAACTGTTTTGATTTCGAAAAACACAGCAGTGCCGTCAATGCCAGCACGGATCCGCATCCTCCAATCACCACAAAATATACCCAGAAGGGCGTGGTAAATATGGATGGAAGGGCCTGCCCGGCTGCATGGGCAGCCGCGTTTATGGATAAATTGCCGTCGCGGATAGGCGCAAGCACACCTGAAAGGGCAGCGTCATGGATACCGAAGAACCAGAAAATATGTACCATCAGTGTTATGATAATGGTAAAACCAACACTGTCCGCTGCTGTCAGGGACGGGGAAATGGCATTGTATATCAGCTTTGGCAGCGTGGTTCCTGCCTTATTCATTATGGCGTACAATGCTATATAAATTACCATCAGCACCGCCCCCGGCACGATGGAGGCAAATACATCGGAAAGGGAAGCTGGCACCGTATCCGGCAGGGAAATTTTTCCAAAATCCCGTTTTCTCATGTAACAATATAAATCCGCGGTCAGAATAGATATGAACATGGCCGGAATCAATCCCTTGCCGTCCATATAGGACAGCTCCGCCATTTTTCCGTCCCATCCCAGGGACATGGGCTCCACAATAAGCATCAGAAAGCCGCAGACACCTAAAAGAATAGGCAGAAACGACTCTATCTTCCGGCTCTTGCACAGGAAATGAATGATTCCGATGCAGATATAAAGGGACATGGCCCCCAAGGTCAGTGCGTTAATCCAGGAGAAAATCATGCTGTTGCTCTCCACGAACCTGGCCCAGGCCAGGGTGATTCCTGTTCCGGCCGCGTCCACGGAGGGAGCAGAGCTCAGTACAGCTGCAATACCTCCTGTAAAGGTGATGGGCAGAAGGGACATAAAGGCGTCCCGGATTGCCCGCAGGTGTATCTCATTCCCCAGCTTGTTGGCAAGAGGCATAACATATTTTTCCATTGAAACGCTCATACTCTGTATATTCATATAACACTCCCCCATTATTTTCCTGTGATATGTTTTCCATCCGTTTCAATTACATCCTTATACCAGTAATAGCTTTTTTTCGGTCTCCGCTCCAGGCCGTTTTCATAATCAATGGCAACCAGACCATAGCGCTTCTCAGTTCCGTTTTTCCAGGAATACAAATCAAACGGCGACCAGGCATAGTACCCCCGCACATCACAGCCTCCCTCTTTGGCTTTTAACACCGCCGCAATATGCATGTCCATAAACTCAATCCTGTCATCATCCTCCACCTGGTTCACTGATGTGTCCTCATAGAGTCCGATACCATTTTCCGTGATATAGATGGGCAGATGGTATTTATTCCATACCTGTTGTATTCCCTCATACAGCCCCTCGGGAAATATCTCAGTATCCCACTCAGTATAGCGGCTGCTCTCCGGCCGTACCTGCTCAAACCAGCCCTTAATAATGGTCTGCGAGGTTCCCTTTGCCTTCTTTCCCTGGTTATTGACAATCAGGGTTGTCTCCCCGCTCTCATAAGGTTTCACCATGACCCTGGCATAGTAGTTCAGCCCAAGATAGTCCACCCTGTTCCGGCGGATGACAGCCAAGTCCTCCGGAGTCATCATGGACAGGTCGCAGGTCTTTTTAAGCTCTCCCAGCAAATCTCCCGGAATCTCCCCAATGGCTGCCGTATCCAATATCCAGTTATTATAGAAATTATCGGCAAATCTCCTGGCTATGGCCGATTCCACGCTTGTGTCCGTGGTATAGACAGGAGAAAAACTGTGCACAATTCCAATCTGTCCGTCATATCCGCCCGTCCTGAACGCCTCCACAGCCATGGCCGAGGCCAGCATCATATAGTAGGATGCAGTGACAGTCTCCTGGATGTCCTGATGTCCCGGAGGATAATTGCCAATCAGATAACCGCTGTTGGTATAATATCTTGGTTCATTAAAGGTTGCCCACAGCTTTACCCGGTCCCCAAACCGTTCAAAGCATACCTTCGCATAGTGGGTGTAGGCCACACACGTATCACGGTTCAGCCATCCGCCCTTTTCCTCCAGGTATTGTGGCAGGTCCCAGTGAAAAATAGTTACCATGGGTGTGATTCCATATTCCAGACAGGCGTCGATGAGCCGGTTGTAAAAATCAATGCCCTCCTGGTTCACTTCCCCTTCCCTGTTTTTGATAATTCTGGGCCAGGCCAGTGAAAAGCGGTAGCTGTTCTGTCCCCCTTCCTTCATCATGCGGATGTCTTCCCTGAAGCGGTGGTAATGGTCGCTGGCCACGTCCCCGTTTTCCAGATGGTTTTCGTGCAAATACACATCCCACATGGATTCCACTCTTCCGCCTTCCTGCCAGCCTCCCTCGCATTGGTAGGAGGCCGTTGCTCCTCCCCATAAAAAATCGTTCACGTTTAATCCCTCCTGTCTTTTATGAACTCATTATAACAAGCCGGGATAAAAAGATAAAATTTGATTTTTCCGCTGCATAAAGGAAAAAACGAGGGAAAATAACGGGTACAGAATTCAGGCAGAACAAAACATTAGCAGAACAAAGCCTGGCGCAGAATAAAAGAAGCGGATGCAATGGCCACTCCTGCATCCGCTTCCGGCTGAATCACTGATTCAACCCCTGTTTTTTTATGCTATTGTCTTCTAAACCACGGTCTCGCTCCTGCCGTTTTCTCATCCTGTCATGCTCCCAGGGCTTAAAAACGCGGTCCAGAGCCAGGCATATGACGCCAACCGTCAGAAGCAGGTAAACCCATACACTCCGTACACCGTGTTCCGCCAGTCTCCACACAATGAAGATGCACACAAATGCCAGGGGAAACAGGCAGCGTCTCAACGTCTCACTCTTCAGCCAATGGTTCATATGCTTCCTGCTCATTCAAATACCGTCTGCTCTTCAATATCCGTGGACAATGCTTCCAGCGCCTTTTTAACAATGCGCCTCCTCACCTGAAGCTCATCCTCTTTTGGAAGGCCCGGATTTCCCACAGGATAAGGAATTCCCACTGCGGGTATGATTCTGTTTGCTCCTACTGCCATGGAGATGGGTACAATGGAACAGATATGTACAACCGGAATTCCAAAACTCTCTATTGTCTTAGCCATCGTTGCGCCGCAACGAGTACAGGTCCCTCAGTTGGATGTGAGGATTGCCGCCTGCACTTCATTACGTATCATATCCTGGGCAATCTCCTCAGCAAATCTCTTGGCGCTGCTGACCGCAGTGGTATTGCCAACCGTACTGTAGTAGCGTCCGTAGAGTTCCCCGATTCCCCCGTCCCGCTCAATCTCCCTGCATACATCCAGGGGCAGGACACGGTTCGGATCCTCTGTTGCATATACCGGATCATATCCCCCATGGACAGTCATGAAGCCTTCACTGGTCAGACGGTCCAGGTTCTCTATGTCGTAGATGCCATATATGCCGGCATTGGCGGACGGGATATGGTCCGGATTTCCCTGAGGTACAATGCCGCCGGATGTAATCAGCGCAATCCTTGCATGAGCCATATCTTTCACAGCAGGGGCAGGCTTTACACGGTCAAATACAGGCATGGGAAGCTCGGTGACATACGGTTCCCCCCGCAGCTTCTTGATCATCATGTCCACTGCCCGCTCTGCTCCGTTCTTTTTTGTATGCACATTCACACGGAATCCCTGGGCAATATATCCCTCTTCCTCTGGAAATCCGATTTCCCCGCCTTCAAGCAGTTTTTCCGCCAGCGTTCCCATGACAGGCAGCGCCTGACGCATACCTGCGGCAGAGATGGATGTTTCCACAATATATATCTTACTGCAAAACATTTCAGCCCCCGGATTCTCCGGGTACAATGCGGTCAGAACCGGAATGGAAAGGCGTTTCTTAACCTCAGCGCAGATAGTTGCGCAGGCCAGGCCATAGCGCCCCGCATTGAACCCCGGACCCGCTATAAACATATCCGGCGCCAGTCCCTCTGTCATGGTCAGTATTGTTTCCAGTGCGTCTTCCTGGTGATCCGCAAAATAGTTGTCCCCGCAGATAATAGTGGCCACAATCTCAGCCTTTTCCCCCAGAACAGCCTGCAGACCTGTGCCAGGTCCCACAATGCCTTCCCGCAGGATTGGTTCCTGATCGGCAAACTCCTCTCCGCCAATCTGACCATAAAACTGATTCAGATAATGTACAATTCTCTTCATATGGTTTCTCCTCTACCGCAAACGTGTTGTCATATGCTCATAGCCCATCTCGCAGCATGAGCCCATGATAGCCGCAATCTCCACCGAAACAGTTCCGTCCTCACCAATGCTGTCCACATTTCCTCCTGTGATGATGCGGACAGTCTCTATATCTCCAATCACCCGTTCCATCTTTGGCAGTACCACAAACTGATTGCCGTTTCCATTTGTTACCACAGCATCTGCCTCCGGGGTCACATCCGCCAGTCCCTGGGATGCTCCGTCACGCCCGCAGTACTCATCCGTAACCAAAACGGTCTTGATTCCCTTATTCTCATGGAGTCTGCAGTTGAACATCAAATCTGTTTCAGGATTACCGCCGCCTTCCTCGCTGACAATCACACCATCCACGCCTAACAGTTGGGACAGGCTGCTGGTATAATACGCCGCCCGTTTCTTTTCTTTCAGCATGGCGCTCTCATTGCTCAGCAGAACGCCCACAAAGCACAGCTCCTTCCCATGCCTGCGCAGCAAATCCAGTATGATGGGATTATTCTCATGATGGATGGTGGCATTCTTATGTCCGGGAGCAGCGCAGTTTCCGCTTATAATAGCTCCATCCAGCACCTCCAGGGGACCAATCATAGTGGAAAGGATTCCTTTCACATTGAGGCCATATACATACGTATCATGCATCAATCCCTGGCACTGTACCATGTCCACATATACAACCTTGGGCAGATGCGGATACTTCTGTCCCATTTCCAGGATGCTCTCATGTTCAAATACTTCCTTCTCATCCGGTTCCAGCCCCAGGGTTGTCTTAGCCATATACGCAGCCGTCTTAAGACCTGCGATGCGGACCGTGGCTTCGTGGGTATGCTTGTCCAGGCCTTCCACCGGGTATATCAGCGGTACCAGTATGTTCATCTTTGAAAAACTGTTAAATTCCGCTCCCGGCCCGGACATATCAATGATACCTTCCTGGAATGCCACAATTTTTCCTGAGGTGGCAACCGCGCAATCTTCCAGCACATTCGTTTCCCCATTTCCAACCGTTTCCACATCTCCTACAAATCCGGGAAATACCTGTCCTGAGCCGCTCTGCTTGAAGCGGGGCTGAACCACATCCTTGATGGGAACGATTCTCACAGACTCCCCCGGCCTTGCTATATCAAAATCCACACTGCGGATATTGGTATCTTCCATGAGATACTCAGCCAATTCTGCTTTATTTATGTATAAGACACCGCTGCAAAAGCTGCTTGCTTCTGCAAATTGGATGTCCTGCACATGAAATTTATTCAGTGTCAGTTTCATTATGTTTCCTCCAATATCAGTTTATTTGCCCATTTCCTCCACTTCCAGCGCCCGCTCAATGATGGATAAATCAATGAGCTGAAAATCTTCCCGGGCTGCCTTTCCCCATTTTTTGTAAACAGGTATATCCCTCAGCCTGTACAAATCCTCAGCATAGCGAATGGCCTTCCCAATCAGGGTCACTGATTCCATATCAATGGTCCCCGCCGTCCCCGACAGCAGAACCGTCTTATAGGGTGTGATATCCGGCCGGATGCTTCCTGTCAGCGGATGCGTAAGAAGACGGTATCCGCAATTCACCTTCTGAAAAACCACTCTGAACAGTTCCAACACATCTGTCTCGTAATACTCCAGGTCTGTGAAACCGCGGTCTATAAGCATTGGATTATTGGTAATACAACGGAATGGGTGACCCATGTCTGGTTCCTCCTTGCAAACAGCGTTATTTGGCTTCTGCCTTCAGATTTTTCACAAGCTCCACAGCGTCTTCCCCATATAATTCAGTCAGTTCAGGCCATACAGACTCCCAGCATTTGTTATAGAAATTCTGAAGCTCATCATCTGTAAATTCAATAATCTTGACGCCATAGTCTTCCAGTTTCTTCTCATACTCCGCGGTTTCCTTGGGC
Coding sequences within:
- a CDS encoding PTS sugar transporter subunit IIB, producing the protein MKRIVLLCNGGLSTGILVKKMKAAAEAQDFACEISAAPVSDAEAVGAEADLILLGPQVRFQMETVKKQVACPVTSIDPVSYGTMNGEKVLNQVKKELGEA
- a CDS encoding NADH-dependent [FeFe] hydrogenase, group A6; its protein translation is METINLKINGIAVEAPKGSTILEAARLAHIEIPTLCFLKEINEIGACRICIVELKNGKLVTSCVYPAEEGMEVYTNTPKVLDSRKKTLQLLLSNHNRSCLSCVRSGHCELQELAHELGVDDEGYYDGEITPSEIDTSAAHMIRDNSKCILCRRCVAVCENVQGIGVIGANNRGFSTSIGSAFEMGLGETSCVSCGQCIAVCPTGALTEKDYTADVFAAIADPKKHVIVQTAPAVRAGLGEEFGLPIGTDVEGKMAAALRRLGFDKVFDTNFSADLTIMEEAHEFIDRVQNGGVLPLITSCSPGWVKYCEHYFPDMTENLSSCKSPQQMFGAIAKSYYAEKAGIDPKDIVSVSVMPCTAKKFEIGREDEDANGMPDVDISITTRELARMIKKAGIKFLDLPDEEFDAPLGLGTGAAVIFGATGGVMEAALRTAVETLTGEELPKPDFTEVRGTKGIKEAAYNVAGMEVKIAVASGLGNARELLNKVKSGEANYHFIEIMGCPGGCVNGGGQPQQPGHVRNTTDIRGLRAKVLYDIDTANPIRKSHENPAIKELYATYLGEPGSEKAHHLLHTTYVKRSINQH
- a CDS encoding PTS lactose/cellobiose transporter subunit IIA, encoding MEDMELICLQIISNAGEARSESMAALAAARNSRFDEAGEHLAAAGEKMKEAHHVHTRLITMDASGELDKIGLIMIHSEDIMMGAEITLALAREMVEMYKSRA
- the nuoF gene encoding NADH-quinone oxidoreductase subunit NuoF, whose translation is MYRSHVLVCGGTGCTSSGSPKIMEALKYEIKRQGLEEEVAVVETGCHGLCALGPIMIVYPDATFYSMVQVNDIPEIVSEHLLKGRVVTRLLYQETVSPTGGIKALIDTDFYKKQHRIALRNCGVINPENIEEYIGTGGYQALGKVLTEMTPDDVIQTLLDAGLRGRGGAGFPTGLKWKLCKQNDADQKYVCCNADEGDPGAFMDRSVLEGDPHALLEAMAIAGYAIGSNQGYIYVRAEYPIAVERLKIAIQQAREMELLGKNIFGTGFDFDIDLRLGAGAFVCGEETALMTSIEGKRGEPRPRPPFPAQKGLFGKPSILNNVETYANIPQIILNGPEWFASMGTEKSKGTKVFALGGKINNTGLVEVPMGTTLRTVIEEIGGGIPNGKKFKAAQTGGPSGGCIPAEHFDIPIDYDNLISIGSMMGSGGLIVMDEDDCMVDIAKFFLEFTVEESCGKCTACRIGTKRMVEILTKITKGQAVMEDLDKLEELCHYVKANSLCGLGQTAPNPVLSTLHFFRDEYEAHIKEKRCPAGVCKALLSFNIDRDKCRGCTLCARNCPAGAIVGSVKNPHVIDQNKCIKCGACMEKCKFGAIYKK
- a CDS encoding histidine phosphatase family protein encodes the protein MKIRKLCLGGAMILGVVALAGCQRQANTESVVQEAVEQAAEPSGAPEKKDVTIYLVRHGKTFFNTTGQVQGWADSPLTEEGESQADAAGKGMKDIVFTTAFSGDLGRQRATAKHILAQNQGDIPELQEVIGLREEFYGGFEGKPDEELWRPIYEANGASYDEKGSTYLELSKKEKVDTIAAIDPLHMAETYDDISKRSIEVMDTIVKATQEAGGGNALAVSSGDEIATILDLLVPEQYQGERIANCSVTVLTYKDGLYELKACGDVSYMQAGEESNK
- a CDS encoding BglG family transcription antiterminator, with the protein product MTARQKRIWDLLAEHDCLTSQQIAALLHISDRTVRSDIKEINGEHASEVIRSKKGQGYFIDAGQPEKNVPASKPQRPEDDLEWAIIRQVLFCRETPYLELAEELFISDTLLSKIVSELNRNITRRHSLPAILKQNGILSLAASEEEKRSYYTLYIMNRNVNHYFDMEQFQPFFDIVDLKELKELMFRELDLLSRHLYDTTIVRLIIDTAVMAERAVCGFFMPETPSVTPETPYGKSSEEGAVNTGRHFLEELGSRLFISFPPSEYEYFSRLFQNDFYYVREQPDSQAESLLEKILIEINVEYGFDFTVDKNFCHEMTEQLHGALERRRHRQHVINPVLSTIKSKYPLEYDIAIFFADRFKNLSGISLSEDEISLFAIHFIRAMETNLGRTEQRVGLINPYGKQIKELMVKRLGDMGECRFQIAYTWSVFDYPHEMPKDILAVLTTVPLPVQPADVPVILCRNFLNYHEKEKLLTVVRDSEVNSIRTYFRTLFKPSLFFTDMEFDSRRSAVAFLCGKLREQGYVGPGFLESVMQRESIAPTAFEPGFAFAHAMENNAKRTAVCVCVLKNKLPWGEYNVKIIFLFALAPTWNHTIIPIYNVMIDNLFKTNTIYKLAKIRDCRQFMDLLI